The genomic interval AACATTATGGTTGGAAAGGATTAGGAAGCGAAACCCCACACATACAGTCAGTATACATCTTGTTGAACGTTAATGCAACTGAGAAATGCTTTATAGTGTGTTGTCACCtcatttggccaaaaattcTATGGGGTTCTTTGCCGAATCCCAGTCCTAGATAGCAATATGATGTTGTAAGAAGAGCAATCTGTAGTTTTATAGTTAGGCGGCTTTCACTCATTTTTAGTTGACAGTGGGATTGGCTACTAACTAGCAATTTCATGTGTCTTTTCATTGCCATGATTCAAGCAATTTCATGTGTCTTTTCATTGCCATGATTCAATGGATTTTGAGTTTGTCTCTGTACCTTCTATTATAATATGTAGTTTGGAGCAAAAACATGTGTTAGAATTTACGATGAAAAAAAAGGCTTTGATCAGCATTGAGCCATAAATAGCgctttaaattttaagattcattgaaaaaatgaaaagtgaATAGTTTTgaagaagtttttttttctttggatgAATATAATAATGAGATTTGAATGTAAACTTATTTtaaagaaaagatcaatttaaatattttaaatcacttttaaaaaagataaaaaaaatattttaaattgtgaCGTACAAAATTGATGTTCAGTACCTAGGTTTAAAAACTATAACGTTATCCCACAAAAGaaacttgatttaatttaagaaattaagatgCATTCATTCCAAAGGAAAATTGAAGATTAGACTTGGAGATTCCGAAATTGCAAGTCTTGGTTCGATCAAGGTGCtgagaaaatatattaattacatttaaaacAAACGAAGATTTTGCTTATTTATTACTCAGAATACCAATTCATAGCATCCCCCTTTATCTGCTGCGCAGGGCAGAGCAATTGAAAGGAACACAATCCATCAACAAAAttcactcacacacacacatgtatagaTTTTCACGCCCTCTACATCAAAAATCTTCTTCTGGGTTGTTCACACGATGGCTGGATCGTGCTGCTTGAGATGGGTTGGGGCAGCGGCGGCGTCGGCGGTTCCCGGCGGCGGCGTTGGCTCCCCGAAAACCTGAGCATGGCTGTACACCTCCTGCCTTCCTTTGGCTCTTCCCAGAAAGTAACACCCAAAACCAAGCACTAGCGAGAAGAGGATTAGAGGCAGCGAGATCACCACAACCATACCCATCTCCTcctcccttttcttcttcttcagatccTGGAAATTAATGCTtctctaatattttataatgtagagagagagagagagagagagagagagactgtgTTGTTGGACCTTCTTCTGTTTGACGATGAAGCTTCGAGAATGGGTTTAGCATTCATATATGCGTGGAAGTGGAATTTATAAAATCGCTTCATTAGCTGGCGGAAGG from Diospyros lotus cultivar Yz01 chromosome 8, ASM1463336v1, whole genome shotgun sequence carries:
- the LOC127808080 gene encoding uncharacterized protein LOC127808080, giving the protein MGMVVVISLPLILFSLVLGFGCYFLGRAKGRQEVYSHAQVFGEPTPPPGTADAAAAPTHLKQHDPAIV